Sequence from the Pararhizobium gei genome:
GAAAACTCGCAGAGGAAATTCAGAAGCTCGTAGCAACCGGTCGCGTCGATTAGGGCGATAAAGCGCTCGACCGTGATCTTCTGGTCGCGCCGGGCCGGGCTGGCATAGACGTCCAACATGTTTTCGGTCACACGCTGTCCGAGATAATCGGACATTTCCGCCGCGATCGTGTCACGAGGCTTGCCGCTCATCGCCATGGCTTCCGAAAGCACCCGCGCGATTTTCACATCCAGCGTGCCACCCTTGGCGACGTCGGGCTCAAAGCGCGCGACCACGGCTGGAGGCTGGTAGTCGCGGAAAAGGTCCATAGTGTCAGGATCGCGGCGCTTGCTCATCTTACAGAAGCCCCTTGCGCTTTACCCAGGAGACGATCCGCTCCTCGTGGATGGAAAGAACGCTGTCCAGTTCCTCGTCTTTCAGGCCGGTCAGGGCCTTGTTGAGCGAGGCGAATTTCTTCTCGACATGCGAGGGCGCGCGGCCGTTCTCGATGATGATCAGCGCCTCCGCAACGTTGGCGGCTGTCGGCGGGCTGGAAAACAGGCAGTCGAGGACGGCCTTCTGATAAGCCGGCGTTTGCGCGGAAAGGAGCTTCAGGCTCGACTGGTGATCGGCAAGCCATGTCCCGGCCGCGCGCGCACGGGACGCGACGGTAAGGCCTTTCCAGATAGAGACGGCCATGCGGATGGCACGTTCGGAAAGCCCGATTTTCTCGGCCGTGTCCGCCACGAAACCGAAGATTTCGGGCGATGGCGGATCAAGTGGCAATTTTTGCCGTTTGATTTCTGACTTTCTGTCGCCACCGTGTTTCCGTTCGGGATAGAGACGTTCGTAGGTCTGTTTCAACTCGTAAAGATGGTGAGCCCGATCGAGCGCATTGAGATCGTTGCGGCCGAGGTTCTCCATCACCTCTTCGAGGCGTGCTTCGTCGTCGTTGGCTGCGGTGGAAATCCTTGCGCGGATTGTCGGCCAATCGTTTTTCGTCGCGGCACCATGCCTGTGAAGGCCTGTGACAAGGCGAAAGCCGGTGTCGATCTTGCGGACGGTGATCGCGTTGATCTGGCCCTGGACCGTGAACAGGGAGGCAAGAGCATCGACCCAGGCCAAGTCCAGATCGCGGGCGCGATCGGTGGGGATGTCGATGTCTTTGAGGGGGATGTCGATGTCTGTCATGTTGCTGCCTGCAATGCGAATGGAATGGATTGGTGCGGAGCCGCCGCTTGGGAGGACAAGGCGGCTCCGCTGGTTTTCCGCCGGACGCAACACCGGATCGGCGGAAAAAAGGTCAATGTCTGCGGTTCTTGAGCAACCAGTAGAAGGCCAGAAGCTCGACCGCGATCCAGAAGCCCCACGCGGACATGGCGATCTGGAAGGACGTCATCAGGCGCTGACCTCCAATTGCTGGACGAGTTCGCGCAACTGCTCGGCCACGAACCTCTTTGCCCGCTCGCGGGCATCGGCCTGCAGCGCCAGGGTCTTTTCCTCGATCGCCTTTTCGACCAGCGCGCTGAGCGGGTTGCCGTCGCGTTTGGCGATGCCGGTCGGGGTCGAAACGGACAGGGCTACAGCAGCAAAGGATTGCGGGGTTAGCGGCTCAAACGGTTCTGGAGCGGGCGCGGCATTTGCTTTTTCGATCTGCCGGGCGGGTCGCTCGATCTCGCCCTTCGCCACGGCCTTGGTCCAAGCGTTGAAGTCGATCGGTAGAGGGCTCTCGAACCCGAGCGCACCGATGTCGGCGCAGAATGACCTGTACATGAACCGGTCTTCGAAGCCTCCTCCGGATGCCCGATCCCAGGCCGCTTGCAACGCATTGGTCGCGCTGGGCGGGAGGGCGGCGAAATATGCCGGTACCGTCTGGACGTCGATATCCTGCGATTGATCCTCATGGGCGACGGCCGGCCGCGCCGGTTCGCCACCGGGGCAATCGATCAGACCTCCCTGCACGCCAGCGACCCAGCGCTTGACCACGGCACGCGGCGGCGGAGCAATCTTGAGGTCGTTCAGCTCCTGAACGAAGTCACTGTAGGCAACAAGGCCATTGTAATTCGGGTCGCGGGATTTGCTCCAGAGCTGTCCTGCGGGACGAATGGCGGCTGTGGGCAGGTCGCTAAAAAAGGGAATCTGATGTGTGGTAGTCATGGAAACGTCTCCAATGTTAGGCGTTAGCGGTCGGGCGTGCCGGCAGCTCCGCAAATTCGGGATCGGACAGGAAGCCGTCGCGCACGAGCGCGGCGCAAAGCGGCACGGCAAATTCCTCGCAAAGCACCTCGACGATGCGTTGTTCGATTTCTTCGCCGGTGATGTCGTCGAGTTTGTCGAGGATGAAAAAATGCGCAGGCATGTCGCCGGGTGCGTACAATGGCCTTTCGCCTTCGCTGGAAAAGCCGTTGAAGATTTTGGTAAGTGCGGTCGTGATCATTGGATCCCGACCGTTTGCGCTCTCGGTACTGTAGCCGTTCTCGATCAGTCGGCCATGAAGTCCAGCGGCGGCGATAATCAGGCTTTTGGCCTGCTCGACTGTCATGCAGCCGATGGTGTCAGCTGGCCCGCACACGAGGGGCATGGCCGCGATCATGCCGCCACCCGCTTGTCAGCAGACGCGTTGGATTTTTGACTTTCTAACGGGCCGTACTTCGCGCTATCGTAAATCCGGGTAGTAGTTTTGGGGTAACGGTTCGGCCACAGAGTTTCGGGCTTTTCGTCGATAAACTCGGCGATGATACGCTCGTCGATGCTGTTGGGGCGGGTCCAGACATTGCGCATGCTGCTTGGGTTGCGGTCGTTTCGAAGCGCCAGCTGCTGAAGTGTCATGCCGCGTTCGTGGATTTCGCAAAGGATCCTCTTGGGGGTCCATTTGGGCGGTTTACTCATACGGTTACTCCTGGGGAAAGCGGGTGGTGCAAACACCCGCTTTCTTTTGGTTGGTGAAGGACATTCGCCGTCAGCCGAAGCAGGCGGCTAACAAGGGATAACAGAGAAACGCTGTTTATAAAACAGTATTTTTCTGTTTTTGGTATGGGCAGAAAATCAGTAGCGAAAACGCCGTTTGCTCAAAGGCTTACTCAGCTGCGAGAAACGTTAGGATACGAGAGCCGCAGCGCTTTTGCGCTCGAACTAGGTTTCCACCCTGAGACCTTGGGGGGCTATGAGCGAGGCGATTCGATGCCGGACCTCGATTTTTTGGCCGATTATTCGCAGAGATTTTCTGTTAATCTTCATTGGCTGATTTCCGGCAAGGGGGAAATGTTCCAGGGGCCGCTAAAGCCAAGAGGAGGGACAGATCGGCTCGGTGAAACGAAACAGATCAAGAAGCGAGCGCTCGAAGAAATGCCTGCATCTCGCAGTGCATCAAGTCTGGTAATCGACTGGGCACCGAACGATTTTGTGCGGTTGCCGCAATATGATGTGAAGGCATCTGCGGGGACAGGATTGGTCGCGATCAATCAAATGCCCGTTAGTGAAGTAGCGTTCGAGCGGGCTTTTCTGCGCAGTTTGGGGGGAGCGCCGGACCATTGTTTTTTGATGTGGTCCAGCGGCCCGAGTATGTTGCCAACCATACATGATGATTCGCTTATGATCGTCGATGCTAGTCAGACTGCGGTCGATGACGGACGGATCTACGTTTTCAGCGTAGGCAATGCGGTGTTGGTAAAACGCGCCCGCTGGCGGATGGACGGAAAACTGGAACTTACATCCGATAACAAAGAGATGCATTTTCCAGTTGAGATTTTCGATGCGGACCGTGTTGAAGATCTGGTTGTAGTAGGCAGGGTGATTTTCGTAGGCCACAGGCCAATTTGACGGGGAAAATTTATGCGACCTTTTTTCGTTTTGTCGCTTGTGGCAAGCCTCGTTGTGCCTGCCGGGGCACATGCTCAGACTGTAGAAGAAACCGTCGCATTCATCGTGCTTGGTCTGGAAGACAACTCGAATAAGATGACGAAGCATGGGACAGCCAAGATCATACAGCGATCTAGTTCACCGGCGATCTACGACTTTGTCGGAGCCCCCCTCAAAGGTGGAATTGAGCGTGTCACGGTAAGGTCGATAAAAAAATGCACCATCGGAGTGACCATCGTTGGCGATCCCGAGGAGCCAGTCGAGATAGTTTACGACTTTGATAAATTCATAGACCTAGACTTGTCGCTAGGACTTCCAATTTTGACCTTTACCCCATCTTGCGGGGTCTCTCGGGATAACCTGTGCTCCGCCAAAGCGCCGTTGGAAGTCACGATGCCGGTTGACCGCTTGCTTAGAGCCCTCAGCTACCTTCGTTCGAATTTTTGCGCTGGCAATGCTTTCTAGGAATAAGCCGCTTTTTTCGGTTCGGACCTTGGGAGTGTCGGGAAGGCGCATGTACGGTAGGAAACTAATTAAATTTCAATCCTGTAGCTAAGGTCCGAAATCTTCGTTGAAGGTCCGAACAAATTTCGGACCTCAATTTCACCCGCATACCGGCTCGCAATTTATATCACTCTGATCTGTCGCGCCCAAAACATGCATTTCGTGCAAAATGCCTTCGTTTTGCTCATAGTTTTCAGAAACATGAAAGAATGCGTTCTCGTCAGCGCGATTGACAGAACAATGCGAGAAGAATGCGTGAATCTGTCCAGAAGGTTGCGCGATATTCTCGCACTTTCGCCACCCAATTTGCATTCCCCCCGCCGCCCCATCGTTAGAGGCTGCAGCCGTTTCCCTTTGATTCACAGGGACTTGCGGGCTGGTCAATCAGATAGGTCCGTGTCCAAAAGGTATCACCCCCCTACACTCGGGCGCCAGGAGCTCGACGGCGAGATGATCGAGGATCGCGAGGACGCGCTCTGGTCGCGCGCGGCGATCGAGAGCCTCAAGCTGCGCGAGACGGGGCCGCTCGGGCGCATCGTCGTGGCGGTCGATCCGCCTTCGGGCGCAGGACGAGGCTCCTGTTGCGGCATCATCGTCGCCGGGCTCGACCGGGCGGGGCGGGGGGTGGTTCTCGCGGACTGTTCGGTTGAGGGCGCAAGCCCGGCCGGATGGGCGGCTGCCGTGGTGCGCGCCTATCGCCGGTTCGATGCGGACCGGATCGTGGCCGAGGTCAACCAGGGCGGCGACATGGTGCAGGCGGTGCTGAGGGGGATCGACGCGCAACTGCCGGTGACCTCGGTTCGGGCGTCCCGCGGAAAATGGCTGCGGGCAGAGCCGGTGGCCGCGCTTTACGAGCAGGGGCGTGTGGTGCATGCCGGATCATTTCCGGCTCTGGAAGACCAGATGTGCGAATTTAGACGATTGCCGTAAAGGCAATGAAAAACAAAAGGTTGCGCTTTACAAAGAAGGCGCACAAAACCGTGAACACTGCAAGAACAAACGGTCTAACTGTAAAACCAAAATCAGCGTTGAGCTGACCAATGTCCAAAAGAAAACCGCCGCTCCGATTGCAGTCGGAAACGGCGGTTCTTTGTCTTCGGAACAGGAAAACTTCACTCCGAATTCCTATCCGAATACGTGCGCAGATGCAATCAATTTGGCGGCGCATTGGCTTCACGAACATCGCACCGAAATCAAAGGGCCGGTTATTCCGGCGCTTAGGGATCGGTTCGGGCTGAAGAACCTTGATGCGATTGAGGCCACCAAGCGCGCTCACTCCCTTGCGTATGGGGGTG
This genomic interval carries:
- a CDS encoding ParB N-terminal domain-containing protein; the protein is MTDIDIPLKDIDIPTDRARDLDLAWVDALASLFTVQGQINAITVRKIDTGFRLVTGLHRHGAATKNDWPTIRARISTAANDDEARLEEVMENLGRNDLNALDRAHHLYELKQTYERLYPERKHGGDRKSEIKRQKLPLDPPSPEIFGFVADTAEKIGLSERAIRMAVSIWKGLTVASRARAAGTWLADHQSSLKLLSAQTPAYQKAVLDCLFSSPPTAANVAEALIIIENGRAPSHVEKKFASLNKALTGLKDEELDSVLSIHEERIVSWVKRKGLL
- a CDS encoding helix-turn-helix domain-containing protein, whose product is MSKPPKWTPKRILCEIHERGMTLQQLALRNDRNPSSMRNVWTRPNSIDERIIAEFIDEKPETLWPNRYPKTTTRIYDSAKYGPLESQKSNASADKRVAA
- a CDS encoding XRE family transcriptional regulator encodes the protein MGRKSVAKTPFAQRLTQLRETLGYESRSAFALELGFHPETLGGYERGDSMPDLDFLADYSQRFSVNLHWLISGKGEMFQGPLKPRGGTDRLGETKQIKKRALEEMPASRSASSLVIDWAPNDFVRLPQYDVKASAGTGLVAINQMPVSEVAFERAFLRSLGGAPDHCFLMWSSGPSMLPTIHDDSLMIVDASQTAVDDGRIYVFSVGNAVLVKRARWRMDGKLELTSDNKEMHFPVEIFDADRVEDLVVVGRVIFVGHRPI